A genomic segment from Streptomyces sp. NBC_00459 encodes:
- a CDS encoding ABC transporter ATP-binding protein translates to MLDVRNLQKIYTGRNRNVEALRNLTFHIGAGELVCLVGPSGCGKTTLLKCMAGLLAPTDGEVLLDGRPVDGPPPGMAVVFQEYGRSLFAWMNVRDNVALPLRRKKLGKARTRELVDHALEVVGLADAHQAYPWQLSGGMQQRVAIARAVAFEPKVLLMDEPFAAVDAQTRAELEDLIRRLWRELGVTVLFVTHDIDEAVYLGQRTVVLSKSPTVVQEDLTIDLPDERDQLHTRSSPRFAELRAHVYEQIQRAKHRSGDTDAQVEDRAPEPALQKTER, encoded by the coding sequence ATGCTCGACGTACGCAACCTGCAGAAGATCTACACCGGTCGGAACCGCAATGTCGAAGCCCTACGGAACCTGACGTTCCATATCGGCGCCGGTGAACTCGTCTGCCTGGTCGGGCCGTCCGGATGCGGCAAGACGACGCTGCTGAAGTGCATGGCGGGACTGCTCGCCCCCACCGACGGCGAAGTGCTCCTGGACGGACGCCCGGTCGACGGGCCCCCGCCCGGGATGGCGGTCGTCTTCCAGGAGTACGGCCGTTCCCTGTTCGCCTGGATGAACGTCCGCGACAACGTCGCCCTGCCCCTGCGCCGCAAGAAGCTCGGCAAGGCGCGGACACGGGAACTGGTGGACCACGCACTCGAGGTCGTGGGACTGGCCGACGCCCACCAGGCCTACCCCTGGCAGCTGTCGGGCGGTATGCAGCAGCGCGTCGCCATCGCACGCGCCGTCGCCTTCGAACCGAAGGTGCTGCTGATGGACGAGCCCTTCGCGGCCGTCGACGCCCAGACGCGTGCCGAACTCGAGGACCTCATCCGGCGCTTGTGGCGGGAACTCGGCGTCACCGTGCTGTTCGTCACCCACGACATCGACGAGGCCGTCTACCTCGGCCAGCGCACCGTCGTCCTGTCCAAGTCGCCGACCGTCGTGCAGGAGGACCTCACCATCGACCTCCCCGACGAACGCGACCAGTTGCACACCCGCTCCAGCCCCCGCTTCGCCGAACTCCGCGCCCATGTCTACGAACAGATCCAGCGGGCAAAACACCGGAGCGGCGACACGGACGCCCAGGTCGAGGACCGGGCACCCGAGCCCGCACTGCAGAAGACCGAACGCTGA
- a CDS encoding STM4015 family protein, with protein MTLGSHLGELHGLPAFTFPDAGDTSADMSALPSPESVAWRIAVDSYDAKEQWEEAFARFLDAVDTERVRALIVGAWSDAYDNAPDGVIGALVAARDRLPALRGLFLADILSEECEISWINQGDVAPLLAAFPDLEEFGVRGGNELVFPAVRHERLRRLTVETGGMPVEVVRGIAGSDLPALVELDLWLGTSEYGGDADVADLEPFFAGTRLPNLRRLALRNSEIQDAICTALASAPVVARLEVLDVSMGVLTDDGATALLTGQPLTHLKKLDLHHNYLSEALRTRLLQTLEPAGVEVDADPEDADSDEDDDGEVWRFVSVGE; from the coding sequence ATGACACTCGGCAGCCACCTCGGGGAACTCCACGGCCTCCCGGCCTTCACCTTTCCCGACGCCGGTGACACATCGGCGGACATGTCCGCCCTTCCGTCGCCCGAGTCCGTCGCCTGGCGCATCGCGGTGGACTCCTACGACGCCAAGGAGCAGTGGGAGGAGGCCTTCGCCCGCTTCCTTGACGCCGTCGACACCGAGCGGGTCCGCGCGCTGATCGTCGGCGCGTGGAGCGACGCGTACGACAACGCCCCCGACGGCGTGATCGGGGCACTGGTGGCGGCCCGCGACCGACTGCCCGCCCTGCGCGGGCTGTTCCTGGCCGACATCCTGTCGGAGGAGTGCGAGATCTCCTGGATCAACCAGGGCGATGTCGCTCCCCTCCTGGCCGCCTTTCCCGACCTGGAGGAGTTCGGAGTCCGCGGGGGCAACGAGCTGGTCTTCCCCGCCGTCCGCCACGAGCGGCTGCGCAGGCTGACCGTGGAGACCGGCGGCATGCCCGTCGAGGTGGTGCGCGGCATCGCGGGCAGCGATCTGCCCGCCCTCGTCGAACTCGACCTGTGGCTGGGCACGTCCGAGTACGGCGGTGATGCCGACGTGGCCGACCTGGAGCCCTTCTTCGCGGGCACCAGACTGCCGAACCTCAGGCGGCTCGCCCTGCGCAACAGCGAGATCCAGGACGCCATCTGTACGGCGCTCGCGTCCGCGCCGGTGGTGGCGCGTCTCGAGGTGCTCGACGTCTCGATGGGCGTGCTCACCGACGACGGCGCCACGGCACTGCTGACCGGTCAGCCGTTGACACATCTGAAGAAGCTCGACCTGCACCACAACTACCTCAGTGAGGCGCTGCGGACGCGGTTGCTCCAGACGCTGGAGCCCGCCGGTGTGGAGGTCGACGCCGATCCCGAGGACGCCGACTCCGACGAGGACGACGACGGCGAGGTCTGGCGTTTCGTCTCGGTGGGCGAGTAG
- a CDS encoding glycoside hydrolase family 2 protein, whose translation MTEPIRPSRRTVVTALSAAAAVVVALPAWPESAQAATATSGAVLDTHPATEPSGTHVRDVGGTNVVFQYGAVLPAFDGWRTHEPTRDYLSLDRKWRFRFDPAGQGLGEGWQSAHHDDSTWGHIGVPSAWDLLDTPGFGSEDGPFAQGTAFNDGYAWYRTTVDVPGSWRARHVRIAFLAAGYSAEVWLDGRHLGKHEGANSPFALPVAGALRPGTRQTIAVRVFRKASYTDYTASPAQPVTDNHELPYKPVDYWPYAGLTRSAWIEAVPQVTIAKLLAVGANGRLEARAVVENHSATDFDGRLTLDPGRGSGGRPVVVAARIAARSAGVVRVSLPIPRAPRWSPASPHTLTARATLAAGRHSGPRVDTLSTRYGVRELTIADARLRLNNKPLFLKGLNWHEETAAHGRAMTPAEYDRELGQVKAVGANLIRNCVYNRHPYVYDWADEHGVLVMDDIDTMWLNTAQEKLQTERYGLARALALTMAWNQHNHPSVILWGLQNESEIDAAGAPVYRAWLADLKAAVKAVDLTARPVTWASNTSNDPAFDLADVIGFNEYFGYFYGKDADLGPTLDTVHARYPDKPILITENGTWSEAGTHGPATTQGTEEWQAASFTAHWNQVTARSDFVAGFVYWVLKDYKQRCGYNQDHNGISVMGLLTFEEERPKLVHEVFRKAVIPGDR comes from the coding sequence ATGACCGAACCCATCCGTCCGTCCCGGCGTACCGTCGTGACGGCACTCAGCGCCGCCGCCGCCGTCGTCGTCGCTCTGCCCGCCTGGCCGGAGAGCGCGCAAGCGGCGACCGCCACATCCGGCGCGGTGCTCGACACCCACCCGGCCACCGAGCCCTCCGGCACCCATGTGCGTGACGTGGGCGGCACCAACGTCGTCTTCCAGTACGGCGCGGTCCTCCCCGCCTTCGACGGCTGGCGCACGCATGAGCCCACCCGCGACTACCTGTCCCTCGACAGGAAGTGGCGCTTCCGCTTCGATCCGGCCGGCCAGGGGCTCGGTGAGGGCTGGCAGTCCGCGCACCATGACGACAGCACGTGGGGCCACATCGGCGTCCCGTCTGCCTGGGACCTGCTGGACACCCCCGGATTCGGCTCGGAGGACGGCCCCTTCGCCCAGGGCACCGCGTTCAACGACGGCTACGCCTGGTACCGCACCACCGTCGACGTACCCGGATCCTGGCGGGCCCGGCATGTACGCATCGCCTTCCTCGCGGCCGGGTACAGCGCCGAGGTCTGGCTCGACGGCAGGCATCTCGGCAAGCACGAGGGCGCCAACTCGCCCTTCGCGCTTCCGGTGGCGGGGGCGCTGAGGCCGGGAACGCGTCAGACGATCGCCGTCCGTGTCTTCCGCAAGGCCAGCTACACCGACTACACGGCCTCGCCCGCCCAGCCGGTCACCGACAACCACGAACTGCCGTACAAGCCCGTCGACTACTGGCCCTACGCGGGCCTCACCCGGTCGGCCTGGATCGAGGCGGTCCCGCAGGTCACCATCGCCAAACTGCTCGCCGTCGGCGCGAACGGGCGCCTTGAGGCACGCGCGGTCGTCGAGAACCACAGCGCCACCGACTTCGACGGCCGGCTCACCCTGGATCCCGGCCGGGGCAGCGGTGGCCGGCCCGTCGTGGTCGCCGCCCGGATCGCGGCCCGGTCGGCCGGCGTCGTACGCGTCTCGCTCCCGATACCCCGGGCCCCGCGCTGGAGCCCCGCCTCGCCGCACACGCTGACCGCCCGCGCCACCCTGGCCGCCGGTCGGCACTCGGGCCCACGGGTGGACACGCTGTCCACCCGGTACGGCGTGCGTGAACTGACCATAGCCGACGCCCGGTTGAGGCTGAACAACAAGCCGCTGTTCCTCAAGGGACTCAACTGGCACGAGGAGACCGCCGCACACGGCAGGGCGATGACCCCGGCCGAGTACGACCGGGAACTGGGCCAGGTGAAGGCGGTGGGCGCCAACCTCATCCGCAACTGCGTCTACAACCGCCACCCGTACGTCTACGACTGGGCGGACGAGCACGGGGTCCTGGTGATGGACGACATCGACACCATGTGGCTGAACACCGCCCAGGAGAAGCTCCAGACCGAGCGCTACGGTCTCGCCCGCGCCCTTGCCCTGACCATGGCGTGGAACCAGCACAACCACCCCTCGGTGATCCTCTGGGGGCTCCAGAACGAGTCGGAGATCGACGCCGCGGGCGCTCCGGTCTACCGGGCCTGGCTCGCCGACCTCAAGGCGGCCGTGAAGGCGGTCGACCTCACCGCCCGGCCCGTCACCTGGGCCTCCAACACCAGCAACGACCCCGCCTTCGACCTGGCCGACGTGATCGGGTTCAACGAGTACTTCGGCTACTTCTACGGCAAGGACGCCGACCTCGGCCCCACACTGGACACGGTCCACGCGAGGTATCCCGACAAGCCGATCCTGATCACCGAGAACGGCACGTGGTCCGAGGCGGGCACCCACGGCCCCGCAACCACGCAGGGCACGGAGGAGTGGCAGGCGGCGAGCTTCACCGCCCACTGGAACCAGGTGACCGCGCGCAGCGACTTCGTCGCCGGGTTCGTCTACTGGGTACTCAAGGACTACAAGCAGCGCTGCGGGTACAACCAGGACCACAACGGCATCTCCGTCATGGGCCTGCTCACCTTCGAGGAGGAACGGCCCAAGCTCGTCCACGAGGTGTTCCGGAAGGCGGTCATTCCCGGGGACAGGTGA
- a CDS encoding cellulase-like family protein: MTTQQQTMAITLWDFSWYTQAGPGEPFADLDRAFAETVDRGFNTVRICAMPFLLFSGRVDDPETLQVRGLGEEFGQRTRWYNVRGGYPLDGRRRLVELFEAAARHDCKVIVSSWEYQQSPSFADTDAWHRALAEVPGPDRAEAVAEALAGLLDFLTERGLTDGVAYVEVHNEVDNCSLVPADGDPKHYARLRGPLERAVKLLQARHPGIPVTYSLGEPWPDEIDDLPDQAQLAHFHFYVYGVLGALYTAVGLWHGTEAAPETPTWPTPELSAMLRPNAPAFAEYQPDEPWRLAATGIPRELFYAHDWVDPDRWDLWLYENYAAHRESMRETLAGWVDSVAEFARRRGIPAVLGEGVVGYTPLLTRFEEDAVGKDIAEFVVDRCLAAGFQGIVLTSNAAPHHPMWHTDGDWMRRVNSRITAG; the protein is encoded by the coding sequence ATGACAACACAGCAGCAGACAATGGCCATCACCCTGTGGGACTTCAGCTGGTACACGCAGGCAGGCCCCGGCGAACCGTTCGCCGACCTGGACCGCGCGTTCGCCGAGACGGTCGACCGGGGCTTCAACACCGTGCGCATCTGCGCGATGCCCTTCCTCCTGTTCTCCGGGCGCGTCGACGATCCGGAGACACTTCAGGTCCGCGGCCTGGGCGAGGAGTTCGGGCAGCGAACCCGCTGGTACAACGTGCGCGGCGGCTATCCACTGGACGGCCGTCGGCGGCTCGTCGAGCTGTTCGAGGCAGCGGCCCGCCACGACTGCAAGGTGATCGTGTCGTCGTGGGAGTACCAGCAGTCCCCCAGCTTCGCCGACACCGACGCCTGGCACCGCGCCCTGGCCGAGGTGCCAGGCCCGGACCGCGCCGAGGCCGTGGCCGAGGCGCTCGCCGGGCTGCTGGACTTCCTCACCGAGCGGGGTCTCACCGACGGCGTCGCGTACGTCGAGGTGCACAACGAGGTCGACAACTGCTCCCTGGTACCGGCCGACGGCGACCCCAAACACTACGCCCGGCTGCGCGGCCCCCTCGAACGCGCCGTGAAGCTGTTGCAGGCACGCCACCCCGGCATCCCCGTCACCTACTCCCTGGGCGAACCATGGCCCGACGAGATCGACGACCTGCCGGACCAGGCGCAGCTCGCGCACTTCCACTTCTACGTCTACGGCGTGCTCGGCGCGCTGTACACGGCGGTGGGACTCTGGCACGGCACCGAAGCGGCGCCCGAGACGCCCACCTGGCCCACCCCCGAGCTGTCCGCCATGCTGCGCCCCAACGCACCCGCGTTCGCCGAATACCAGCCGGACGAGCCCTGGCGGCTGGCCGCCACGGGAATTCCGCGCGAACTGTTCTACGCGCACGACTGGGTGGATCCCGACCGCTGGGACCTGTGGCTCTACGAGAACTACGCGGCGCACCGCGAGAGCATGCGGGAGACGCTGGCCGGCTGGGTCGACTCCGTCGCCGAGTTCGCGCGGCGCCGTGGCATCCCCGCCGTCCTCGGTGAAGGCGTCGTGGGCTACACCCCGCTCCTGACACGCTTCGAGGAGGACGCCGTCGGGAAGGACATCGCCGAGTTCGTCGTCGACCGCTGCCTCGCCGCGGGTTTCCAGGGCATCGTCCTGACCTCCAACGCGGCCCCTCACCACCCCATGTGGCACACCGACGGGGACTGGATGCGGCGGGTCAACTCCCGTATCACCGCGGGCTGA
- a CDS encoding DUF6745 domain-containing protein — protein sequence MKDQGSWRAAAAATGPGDRAAAEAGVRLAYRRAGLPEPDRILWARSPREAVRMLMTATHPDGSALGPLGAGVRDAVLGAPWAAERARLHARLGPERWSGHWRSTGASLWESTRTLVDRVRAGIVEELATGRQEEARVRLLLLDAALGQHDAAWLCAFEAGDDSPLAGLAAVAREAGWWWPYEKTVIVSERPLTLHRDEAGRLDRGDGPALGYADGFELYAWRGMPVPRDFLDELTALTPERIRGEENAELRRVMLEYYGYDRYLDESGAKPVHRDETGVLWRVELVGDEDVVMVEVVNSTPEPDGTSRTYWLRVPPTTRTAREGVAWTFGIGADMYEPLRQT from the coding sequence TTGAAGGATCAGGGCAGTTGGCGGGCGGCGGCAGCGGCGACGGGGCCGGGGGACCGGGCGGCGGCCGAGGCAGGTGTCCGACTCGCCTACCGGCGCGCAGGCCTGCCGGAACCCGACCGCATCCTGTGGGCGCGCTCGCCCCGTGAGGCGGTACGGATGCTCATGACGGCCACCCACCCGGACGGTTCGGCGCTGGGCCCCCTCGGCGCCGGTGTCCGCGACGCCGTGCTGGGCGCGCCCTGGGCCGCCGAACGGGCCCGGCTGCACGCGCGGTTGGGGCCGGAGCGGTGGAGTGGGCACTGGCGGTCCACGGGAGCGAGTCTGTGGGAGTCGACCCGTACTCTGGTCGACCGGGTGCGGGCGGGAATCGTCGAGGAACTCGCCACCGGCCGCCAGGAGGAGGCACGGGTCCGCCTGCTGCTTCTGGACGCCGCGCTGGGACAGCACGACGCGGCCTGGCTGTGCGCGTTCGAGGCCGGTGACGACAGCCCCCTGGCAGGCCTGGCCGCGGTGGCGCGCGAGGCGGGCTGGTGGTGGCCCTACGAGAAGACGGTGATCGTCAGCGAACGTCCCCTGACGCTGCACCGCGACGAAGCGGGCCGTCTGGACCGCGGAGACGGCCCGGCGCTCGGCTACGCGGACGGATTCGAGCTGTACGCCTGGCGCGGCATGCCCGTACCGAGGGACTTCCTGGACGAGCTGACCGCACTGACCCCGGAGCGGATCCGTGGCGAGGAGAACGCCGAACTCCGCCGGGTGATGCTGGAGTACTACGGCTACGACCGGTACCTGGACGAGTCGGGCGCGAAACCCGTCCACCGCGACGAGACGGGGGTGCTGTGGCGGGTCGAACTCGTCGGCGACGAGGACGTGGTCATGGTCGAGGTCGTCAACTCCACACCGGAGCCGGACGGTACGAGCCGCACCTACTGGCTGAGGGTGCCGCCGACGACCCGCACGGCCCGTGAGGGAGTGGCCTGGACGTTCGGAATCGGCGCGGACATGTACGAGCCGTTGCGGCAGACATGA
- a CDS encoding ABC transporter permease produces MTVLTVLRRALLLLGLPAVLFAVWWYATADSTDFYVPPLSSILEAFGKVWTGERLLSDVVPSLLRLAAGYLLAVVAGVGLGLLVGMRRVVRDVLEPVLELFRAIPPPVLVPVIMLFAGIGDTMKVIVIVSGCVWPILLNTVEGVRAVDEVLGDTCRSYGITGTARLRHLVLRAASPQIVTGMRQALSIGIILMVISEMFAASNGLGFTIVQFQRSFAIPEMWSGVLLLGILGFLLSLLFRFAENRVLAWYHGLRRAQRNP; encoded by the coding sequence ATGACCGTCCTCACCGTCCTGCGCCGCGCCCTGCTGCTCCTGGGCCTGCCGGCCGTCCTCTTCGCCGTGTGGTGGTACGCCACCGCCGACAGCACCGACTTCTACGTACCGCCGCTGTCCAGCATCCTGGAAGCCTTCGGGAAGGTCTGGACGGGGGAGCGGCTGCTGTCCGACGTCGTGCCCAGTCTCCTTCGCCTCGCGGCCGGTTATCTCCTCGCCGTGGTGGCCGGAGTGGGGCTCGGCCTGCTGGTCGGTATGCGGCGGGTCGTACGGGACGTCCTGGAACCGGTCCTGGAACTCTTCCGGGCCATTCCGCCGCCCGTCCTCGTACCGGTGATCATGCTGTTCGCGGGCATCGGCGACACCATGAAGGTGATCGTCATCGTCAGCGGCTGTGTGTGGCCGATCCTGCTCAACACCGTCGAAGGCGTCCGCGCCGTGGACGAGGTGCTCGGCGACACCTGCCGGTCCTACGGCATCACCGGCACCGCCCGCCTGCGCCACCTCGTGCTGCGCGCGGCGAGCCCGCAGATCGTCACCGGCATGCGCCAGGCCCTGTCGATCGGGATCATCCTCATGGTCATCAGTGAGATGTTCGCCGCCAGCAACGGCCTGGGCTTCACCATCGTGCAGTTCCAGCGTTCGTTCGCCATCCCTGAGATGTGGAGCGGCGTCCTGCTCCTCGGCATCCTCGGCTTCCTTCTCTCCCTGCTCTTCCGGTTCGCCGAGAACCGGGTCCTGGCCTGGTACCACGGCCTGCGCCGCGCCCAGCGCAACCCCTGA
- a CDS encoding ABC transporter substrate-binding protein — translation MQRRSFGLAAVVITIVGAAGCGSSDPADSGSSSSGGDKTTQVKVGIIPIIDVAPLYLGQKKGFFSSRGIELEMVSAQGGAAIIPGVVSDQFQFGFSNTTSLMIAQVKGVPIKSVVNGAASNGKVGADVTGVAVKKDSAIKSAKDLAGHTVAVNTLQNIGSTTVRESVRLAGGDPSKVKFVEMPFDQMPAALDGGRVDAAWMGDPAMTIAKAQGARVVASPFAETDPKLTVATYFTSTQLVKQKPDLVKKFAAAMSESLQYATDHPDEARQILTTYTKLSGDVLNKVTLPSWPAEIDMASLQKLASLGETDGLFDGKKPDLNALFS, via the coding sequence ATGCAAAGGCGCAGTTTCGGGCTTGCCGCAGTAGTGATCACGATCGTCGGCGCGGCCGGATGCGGGTCGTCGGACCCGGCAGACAGCGGTTCGTCGTCCTCCGGCGGCGACAAGACCACGCAGGTCAAGGTCGGCATCATCCCCATCATCGATGTGGCCCCGCTCTATCTGGGCCAGAAGAAGGGGTTCTTCAGCAGCCGGGGCATCGAACTGGAGATGGTCAGCGCCCAGGGCGGCGCGGCGATCATCCCCGGTGTGGTGAGCGATCAGTTCCAGTTCGGGTTCAGCAACACCACGTCGCTGATGATCGCCCAGGTCAAGGGCGTACCGATCAAGTCCGTGGTCAACGGCGCGGCCTCCAACGGCAAGGTCGGGGCCGACGTCACCGGTGTGGCCGTCAAGAAGGACAGCGCGATCAAGTCGGCCAAGGACCTCGCCGGGCACACGGTCGCCGTCAACACCCTGCAGAACATCGGGTCCACCACGGTGCGCGAGTCGGTCCGGCTGGCCGGCGGCGATCCGTCGAAGGTCAAGTTCGTCGAGATGCCGTTCGACCAGATGCCGGCCGCGCTGGACGGCGGGCGGGTGGACGCCGCCTGGATGGGCGATCCCGCGATGACGATCGCCAAGGCGCAGGGCGCCCGCGTCGTGGCCTCGCCGTTCGCCGAGACGGACCCGAAGCTCACCGTGGCGACGTACTTCACCTCCACGCAACTCGTGAAGCAGAAGCCCGACCTGGTCAAGAAGTTCGCCGCAGCCATGAGCGAGTCGCTCCAGTACGCCACCGACCACCCGGACGAGGCACGCCAGATCCTCACCACCTACACCAAGCTCAGCGGCGATGTCCTGAACAAGGTCACGCTGCCCAGCTGGCCTGCCGAGATCGACATGGCCTCGCTGCAGAAGCTCGCCTCCCTCGGCGAGACGGACGGCCTCTTCGACGGCAAGAAGCCCGACCTGAACGCCCTGTTCTCATGA
- a CDS encoding PaaX family transcriptional regulator codes for MFALFGSYVLEEELGHVYSGSIIDVLARAGVGEHAVRSTLTRMVNRGLLQRQRQGRRMYFGLTAQTEEILVDGKRRLWQTGAVNEEWDGTWTLLGFSLPESWQRQRHDLRSRLTWSGFGALYSGLWIAPGDVDVSTLVSELGLAAHVKIFHASADEATDIGLMIRDTWDLGSIGARYADFDKRWAGWPGTGSDDPLGVRLRVISEWLDTIRTDPRLPAGHLPPDWPARSAQETFHRIAQQTEAPARRMATDLLETTPVQVS; via the coding sequence ATGTTCGCCCTGTTCGGCAGCTATGTCCTGGAGGAGGAGCTCGGACATGTGTACTCGGGCAGCATCATCGATGTACTCGCCCGTGCCGGAGTCGGGGAACACGCCGTCAGGTCCACCCTCACCCGCATGGTCAACCGGGGTCTGCTGCAGCGCCAGCGCCAGGGACGCAGGATGTACTTCGGTCTGACCGCTCAAACGGAAGAGATTCTCGTCGACGGCAAGCGACGCCTCTGGCAGACCGGGGCCGTCAACGAGGAGTGGGACGGCACCTGGACCCTGCTCGGCTTCTCACTGCCCGAGTCCTGGCAGCGCCAGCGGCACGATCTGCGCTCCCGGCTCACCTGGTCGGGCTTCGGGGCCCTGTACAGCGGACTGTGGATCGCCCCCGGGGACGTCGACGTCTCCACACTCGTCTCCGAGCTCGGCCTCGCCGCCCACGTCAAGATCTTCCATGCCTCGGCCGACGAGGCCACCGACATCGGCCTGATGATCCGGGACACCTGGGACCTGGGCAGCATCGGCGCCCGGTACGCCGACTTCGACAAGCGCTGGGCCGGCTGGCCCGGCACCGGGTCCGACGACCCGCTCGGTGTCCGACTGCGCGTGATCAGCGAATGGCTGGACACCATCCGCACCGACCCACGGCTCCCCGCCGGCCACCTGCCCCCCGACTGGCCGGCCCGCTCGGCCCAGGAGACCTTCCACCGCATCGCGCAGCAGACCGAGGCCCCCGCCCGCCGGATGGCCACCGACCTCCTGGAGACCACACCGGTACAGGTCTCCTGA
- a CDS encoding ABC transporter permease, which produces MTRAAVTTDVAGSAGTGTGPGGAPARRLPERAVAPLRGLAGLAGLVAVLEVLPHTGLVSADYLPPASETVRALWHLLAEQAFWTALGDTLTGWGLGLAISVVAGVAAGLVIGSVPVLRAVTASTIEFLRPIPSVALIPVAVLLYGADLRSKLLLVVYASFWQVIVQVLAGIQDVDPVADDTARSYRLGTWGRLRHVMWPTALPYVMTGVRLAATVALILAVTAELVIGAPGLGQEIAVAQSSGAVPQVYALVLVTGLLGVAVNLVARAVERRALHWHQSVRTEVAV; this is translated from the coding sequence ATGACCCGCGCCGCCGTCACCACCGACGTGGCGGGCTCCGCCGGGACCGGCACCGGTCCCGGCGGAGCCCCCGCCCGGCGGCTGCCGGAGCGGGCCGTCGCCCCGCTGCGCGGCCTGGCCGGACTCGCCGGGCTCGTCGCCGTGCTCGAAGTGCTGCCGCACACCGGCCTGGTGTCGGCCGACTATCTGCCGCCCGCCTCGGAGACCGTCCGCGCGCTGTGGCACCTGCTCGCCGAGCAGGCATTCTGGACCGCGCTCGGCGACACCCTCACCGGCTGGGGCCTGGGCCTGGCCATCTCCGTCGTGGCGGGCGTGGCGGCCGGACTGGTCATCGGCTCCGTACCCGTGCTGCGCGCGGTCACCGCCTCCACCATCGAGTTCCTGCGCCCCATCCCGTCCGTCGCCCTGATCCCCGTCGCCGTCCTGCTCTACGGTGCCGACCTCCGGTCCAAGCTGCTGCTCGTGGTGTACGCCTCCTTCTGGCAGGTGATCGTCCAGGTCCTGGCCGGTATCCAGGACGTCGACCCGGTCGCGGACGACACCGCCCGCAGCTATCGGCTCGGCACCTGGGGACGGCTGCGCCACGTCATGTGGCCCACCGCCCTGCCGTACGTGATGACGGGCGTACGGCTGGCCGCCACCGTCGCCCTCATCCTCGCCGTCACCGCCGAACTCGTCATCGGCGCGCCCGGACTCGGCCAGGAGATCGCCGTCGCGCAGTCGTCCGGAGCCGTACCGCAGGTCTACGCCCTGGTCCTGGTCACGGGGCTGCTCGGCGTCGCCGTCAACCTGGTGGCGCGAGCGGTCGAGCGGCGGGCACTGCACTGGCACCAGTCCGTACGTACGGAGGTGGCCGTATGA
- a CDS encoding MFS transporter produces MPMGLVALALGGFGIGLTEFLIAGLLPQVASGFEVSEAAAGRLISGYALSVAVGAIALTAATARLPRKQVLVGLVALFVVGNLMCAVAPDYEVMLLGRIVAALCHGSFFGIGSLVARGLVAPERKSRAVAVMFAGLTVANVLGVPFGALVGERWGWRAAFWAVTAIGVLALAGIVALVPGGAGATRPTAVTGRAEPVPPSSLRAQFRAFRSWQVWLTLTATALGYGGMFGAFTYIAYTFTEVGGFASADVAWLLMVYGSGLVVGNIVGGRAADRDRDRTLVLSLLGLTVTLTAFGLLAGNATASVVLVFLMGVTGFASVPGMITRVTDHAHGAALAAGANVSASNLGNALGAWLGGLAITAGLGYTAPLFVGAGIVLIAVVVMAVAARLARSPVRQPVG; encoded by the coding sequence ATGCCGATGGGACTGGTCGCGCTGGCGCTGGGCGGATTCGGCATCGGGCTGACCGAGTTCCTGATCGCCGGGCTGCTGCCGCAGGTGGCGTCGGGTTTCGAGGTGTCCGAGGCGGCTGCGGGCCGGCTCATCTCCGGGTACGCGTTGAGTGTCGCGGTCGGCGCGATCGCACTGACCGCGGCGACGGCACGGCTGCCCCGCAAGCAGGTGCTGGTCGGCCTGGTGGCGTTGTTCGTCGTCGGCAACCTGATGTGCGCGGTCGCGCCGGACTACGAGGTGATGCTGCTCGGGCGGATCGTCGCCGCCCTGTGCCACGGCTCGTTCTTCGGCATCGGATCACTGGTCGCGCGCGGTCTGGTCGCTCCGGAGCGTAAGTCCCGTGCGGTGGCCGTCATGTTCGCCGGGCTGACGGTGGCGAACGTGCTGGGTGTGCCGTTCGGCGCGCTGGTCGGTGAGCGGTGGGGGTGGCGGGCGGCCTTCTGGGCGGTCACCGCGATCGGTGTGCTCGCGCTGGCGGGAATCGTCGCCCTCGTCCCCGGCGGGGCCGGAGCGACGCGGCCGACGGCGGTGACAGGCCGCGCGGAGCCGGTACCTCCCAGCAGCCTGCGGGCGCAGTTCCGGGCGTTCCGGTCCTGGCAGGTCTGGCTGACCCTGACGGCCACCGCGCTCGGCTACGGCGGGATGTTCGGGGCGTTCACCTACATCGCCTACACGTTCACCGAGGTCGGCGGCTTCGCGTCGGCGGACGTCGCCTGGCTGCTGATGGTGTACGGCTCCGGCCTGGTCGTCGGGAACATCGTCGGCGGGCGAGCGGCCGACCGCGACCGGGACCGCACCCTGGTCCTGTCCCTGCTCGGACTCACCGTCACCCTGACCGCGTTCGGCCTGCTGGCCGGCAACGCCACTGCGTCGGTGGTACTGGTGTTCCTGATGGGAGTGACCGGGTTCGCCAGTGTGCCCGGCATGATCACCCGCGTCACCGACCACGCCCACGGAGCGGCACTGGCCGCCGGCGCCAACGTGTCCGCGTCCAACCTCGGCAACGCCCTCGGCGCCTGGCTCGGCGGGCTGGCCATCACCGCGGGCCTCGGCTACACCGCGCCGCTCTTCGTCGGCGCCGGCATCGTCCTGATCGCCGTCGTCGTCATGGCGGTCGCCGCACGACTGGCAAGGTCGCCCGTGCGGCAGCCGGTGGGGTAG